From a single Couchioplanes caeruleus genomic region:
- a CDS encoding glycoside hydrolase family 6 protein: protein MKRPTRPRVLAAALALVVPAVLLGAPAAHADPLSQTSGFYVNPNSSPASWVAANPGDGRAAAIRTQIAQKPMASWFGNWSGDIGSAVGGYVGAADAVDKLPLLVAYNLPGRDACGGHSGGGAGSVGAYDAWIASFAAAIGNRPAVVVLEPDSLGDFSCMSQAQVNDRVGMLSRALGQFRSKAPNAWAYLDAGNSGWVDAATMAQRLNSAGVANAHGFALNVSNYFTTGENANYGNRVASELRRFGYSKPFVIDTSRNGTGSNGQWCNPGGRRIGTPSQLGGGAEMLLWLKTPGESDGNCGVGAGSSAGQFLPEVAYKMIYGY from the coding sequence ATGAAACGACCGACCCGTCCCCGCGTGCTCGCCGCCGCGCTGGCGCTGGTGGTGCCCGCCGTCCTGCTCGGCGCCCCCGCCGCCCACGCCGACCCGCTCAGCCAGACCAGCGGCTTCTACGTGAACCCGAACTCCAGCCCCGCCTCCTGGGTCGCCGCCAACCCCGGCGACGGGCGCGCGGCCGCCATCCGCACCCAGATAGCGCAGAAGCCCATGGCCAGTTGGTTCGGCAACTGGAGCGGCGACATCGGGAGCGCGGTCGGCGGATACGTCGGGGCCGCGGACGCGGTGGACAAGCTGCCGCTGCTCGTCGCCTACAACCTCCCCGGCCGGGATGCCTGCGGCGGCCACTCCGGCGGAGGCGCCGGCAGCGTCGGGGCGTACGACGCGTGGATCGCGTCCTTCGCCGCCGCCATCGGCAACCGGCCCGCCGTGGTGGTCCTCGAACCGGACTCGCTGGGCGACTTCAGCTGCATGAGCCAGGCCCAGGTCAACGACCGGGTGGGCATGCTGTCCCGCGCCCTCGGCCAGTTCCGCTCCAAGGCGCCCAACGCCTGGGCGTATCTCGACGCCGGCAACTCCGGATGGGTCGACGCCGCGACGATGGCGCAGCGCCTCAACTCCGCCGGTGTGGCCAACGCACACGGCTTCGCGCTCAACGTGTCGAACTACTTCACCACCGGCGAGAACGCGAACTACGGCAACCGGGTCGCCTCCGAACTGCGGCGCTTCGGGTACAGCAAGCCCTTCGTGATCGACACCAGCCGCAACGGCACCGGCTCGAACGGCCAGTGGTGCAACCCGGGTGGCCGCCGGATCGGCACCCCGAGCCAGCTGGGCGGCGGTGCGGAGATGCTGCTGTGGCTCAAGACGCCGGGCGAGTCCGACGGCAACTGCGGGGTCGGTGCCGGATCGAGCGCCGGGCAGTTCCTGCCCGAGGTCGCCTACAAGATGATCTACGGCTACTGA
- the rfbB gene encoding dTDP-glucose 4,6-dehydratase, whose product MLVTGGAGFIGANFVHYTLRHRPEYRICVLDKLTYAGDQASLRQVADRIRFVRGDVGDAATVDALVAESDVVVHFAAESHVDNSLHDPEPFLHSNVVGTYRLLEAVRRHGARLHHISTDEVYGDLPLTGTDRFTEETAYAPSSPYSATKAASDMLVRAWCRSYGVAATISNCANNYGPYQHVEKFIPRQITNVLTGGRARLYGTGEHVREWTHVDDHNAAVHLILSRGRVGETYLIGSGVERSNREIVETLLELLGLPRDDFDHVADRPGHDLRYSNDSTKIRTQLGWQPRYGDLRDGLAATVEWFHDNEWWWKAAKQATEERYRLLGR is encoded by the coding sequence ATGCTGGTGACCGGTGGGGCCGGATTCATCGGAGCGAACTTCGTGCACTACACCCTCCGGCACCGGCCGGAGTATCGGATCTGCGTGCTCGACAAGCTGACCTACGCCGGCGACCAGGCATCGCTGCGGCAGGTGGCGGACCGGATCCGGTTCGTGCGGGGCGACGTGGGCGATGCGGCGACGGTCGACGCGCTGGTCGCCGAGTCCGACGTGGTGGTGCACTTCGCGGCCGAATCGCACGTCGACAATTCGCTCCACGACCCGGAGCCGTTCCTGCACAGCAACGTGGTGGGCACGTACCGGCTCCTGGAGGCGGTCCGGCGCCACGGTGCCCGCCTGCACCACATCTCCACCGACGAGGTCTACGGCGACCTGCCCCTGACCGGCACGGACCGGTTCACCGAGGAGACCGCGTACGCCCCGTCGAGCCCGTACTCGGCGACGAAGGCGGCGTCCGACATGCTGGTGCGGGCCTGGTGCCGCTCGTACGGGGTGGCCGCGACGATCTCCAACTGCGCCAACAACTACGGGCCGTACCAGCACGTCGAGAAGTTCATCCCGCGGCAGATCACCAACGTGCTGACCGGCGGCCGGGCCCGGCTGTACGGCACCGGCGAGCACGTCCGGGAATGGACGCACGTCGACGACCACAACGCCGCGGTGCACCTGATCCTGTCGCGGGGACGGGTCGGCGAGACGTACCTGATCGGCTCGGGCGTGGAGCGCAGCAACCGGGAGATCGTCGAGACCCTCCTCGAGCTGCTGGGCCTGCCGCGCGACGACTTCGACCACGTCGCGGACCGGCCCGGCCACGACCTGCGCTACTCCAACGACAGCACCAAGATCCGTACGCAGCTGGGCTGGCAACCCCGGTACGGCGACCTGCGCGACGGGCTCGCGGCGACGGTGGAGTGGTTCCACGACAACGAGTGGTGGTGGAAGGCGGCGAAGCAGGCCACGGAGGAGCGGTACCGGCTGCTCGGCCGGTGA
- a CDS encoding LacI family DNA-binding transcriptional regulator, which translates to MAALTPRWQPTLDEVAERAGVSRSAASRVINKAPHVSRATRDAVEKAVKELGYLPNRTARALATRQTGIVALAVPDDDPQLFADPFFAQVIVGVSAALEDTDLHLLLCLASSGRGRARLTKLLQTRGVDGILLVALRGDDPLTDIVRRAGVPAVYGGRPLHFEPQWYVDSDNVGGARLATEHLIGLGRTRIVSITGQMCTEAGAARDRGYREAMVIAGLTPHGTAEGDFTEAGGAAAMKTLLDEHPGLDAVFAANDNMAAGALRVLSDNGRSVPGDVAVVGFDDLGIAERTEPPLTTVHQSIQGLGKEMTRLLIAVLAGQERSSIILPTRLVLRGSA; encoded by the coding sequence ATGGCAGCACTGACACCTCGGTGGCAACCCACTCTCGACGAGGTGGCCGAGCGCGCCGGCGTGTCCCGTTCCGCTGCCTCGCGCGTCATCAACAAGGCGCCGCACGTCAGCCGCGCCACCCGCGACGCCGTCGAGAAGGCCGTCAAGGAGCTGGGCTACCTGCCCAACCGTACGGCCCGCGCCCTGGCCACCCGGCAGACCGGGATCGTCGCCCTCGCCGTACCCGATGACGATCCGCAGTTGTTCGCCGATCCGTTCTTCGCCCAGGTCATCGTGGGCGTGTCCGCGGCGCTCGAGGACACCGATCTGCACCTGCTGCTGTGCCTGGCCAGCTCCGGCCGGGGCCGGGCCCGGCTGACCAAGCTCCTGCAGACCCGCGGCGTCGACGGCATCCTGCTGGTGGCGCTGCGCGGCGACGATCCGCTCACCGACATCGTGCGGCGGGCGGGTGTGCCGGCGGTCTACGGCGGCCGGCCGCTGCACTTCGAACCGCAGTGGTACGTCGACTCCGACAACGTCGGCGGGGCGCGGCTCGCCACCGAGCACCTCATCGGTCTCGGCCGTACCCGGATCGTCAGCATCACCGGCCAGATGTGCACCGAGGCCGGCGCGGCCCGCGACCGCGGCTACCGCGAGGCGATGGTCATCGCCGGCCTGACCCCGCACGGTACGGCGGAGGGCGACTTCACCGAGGCCGGCGGCGCCGCGGCGATGAAGACCCTGCTCGACGAGCACCCCGGCCTCGACGCCGTGTTCGCCGCCAACGACAACATGGCGGCCGGCGCCCTGCGCGTGCTGAGCGACAACGGCCGGTCCGTGCCGGGTGACGTGGCCGTGGTGGGCTTCGACGACCTGGGCATAGCCGAGCGGACCGAGCCGCCGCTGACGACGGTCCACCAGTCGATCCAGGGCCTGGGCAAGGAGATGACCCGGCTGCTGATCGCGGTGCTCGCGGGGCAGGAACGCTCGTCCATCATCCTGCCGACCCGGCTGGTGCTGCGCGGCTCCGCGTGA
- a CDS encoding beta-L-arabinofuranosidase domain-containing protein, giving the protein MSSSALSRRRLLQATGAAVVASATGAGLADQRPAAAAVVPPARPDIGAAASAFDVGQVRLTAGRLMDNQTRTLNYLRFVDVERLLYVFRANHRLSTNGAASNGGWDAPTFPFRSHMQGHFLSAWAQAYAALGDTTCRDKLNSMVAELARCQANNGAAGFAAGYLSGFPESDFTALEAGTLSNGNVPYYVIHKTLAGLLDAWRYAGNTQARTVLLALAGWVDSRTARLSASQMQSVLGTEFGGMNEVLADLCQQTGDSRWLTVAQRFDHAAVFNPLAANSDQLNGLHANTQVPKWIGAAREYKASGTTRYRDIATNAWAITTRAHTYAIGGNSQAEHFRAPNAIAGYLTNDTCEHCNSYNMLKLTRELWLLDPDQAGYFDFYERALLNHVVGAQNPADSHGGVTYFTPLRPGGRRGVGPAWGGGTYSTDYSSFWCCQGTGIESNTKLMDSIYFYAGTTLTVNLFVPSTLTWAQRGITVTQATAYPAGDTTTLTLSGTMSGTWSIRIRIPAWTQNPVIAVNGSTQAVTATPGSYATVTRAWAAGDTLTVRLPMRVIMQAANDNANVQAITYGPTVLCGNYGNTALSALPSLAVSSITRTSTAGLSFTATANGTSVGLGPFYDAHGFNYTVYWNAGGGGSTDVAYKLVNAGTGLVLGVQDMSTADGGLAVVWGDTGTADHNWVKVTDGGAVRFRNVNSGKVLGVENMSTADNARVLQWSDSGTADHRWTLVDLGNDTYKIRNVNSGKLLAILNGSSTWGAQVVQDSDNGTADNVWRLVRLG; this is encoded by the coding sequence ATGTCTTCGTCCGCCCTCAGCCGGCGCCGTCTGCTGCAGGCCACCGGAGCCGCGGTCGTGGCCTCCGCCACCGGCGCCGGCCTGGCCGACCAGCGGCCCGCCGCGGCCGCGGTCGTGCCACCGGCCCGTCCGGACATCGGCGCCGCCGCGTCCGCCTTCGACGTCGGCCAGGTACGCCTGACCGCCGGCCGGCTCATGGACAACCAGACCAGGACCCTGAACTACCTGCGGTTCGTCGACGTGGAGCGGCTGCTCTACGTCTTCCGGGCCAACCACCGGCTGTCGACCAACGGCGCCGCGTCCAACGGCGGCTGGGACGCGCCCACCTTCCCGTTCCGATCGCACATGCAGGGCCACTTCCTGAGCGCCTGGGCGCAGGCGTACGCGGCCCTCGGCGACACGACCTGCCGCGACAAGCTCAACTCCATGGTGGCCGAACTGGCCAGGTGCCAGGCGAACAACGGGGCGGCCGGATTCGCCGCGGGATACCTGTCCGGATTCCCGGAGTCCGACTTCACCGCGCTCGAGGCCGGAACGCTGTCCAACGGCAACGTGCCGTACTACGTCATCCACAAGACGCTCGCCGGCCTGCTCGACGCATGGCGGTACGCCGGCAACACGCAGGCGCGTACCGTGCTGCTCGCCCTCGCCGGCTGGGTCGACTCCCGGACGGCACGGCTGAGCGCGAGCCAGATGCAGTCGGTGCTGGGCACCGAGTTCGGCGGCATGAACGAGGTGCTGGCCGACCTCTGCCAGCAGACCGGCGACTCACGCTGGCTGACCGTCGCGCAGCGCTTCGACCACGCGGCCGTGTTCAACCCGCTGGCCGCCAACTCCGACCAGCTCAACGGGCTGCACGCCAACACGCAGGTGCCCAAGTGGATCGGCGCGGCCCGCGAGTACAAGGCCTCCGGCACGACCCGCTACCGCGACATCGCGACCAACGCCTGGGCCATCACGACCAGGGCACACACGTACGCCATCGGCGGGAACAGCCAGGCCGAGCATTTCCGGGCCCCGAACGCCATCGCGGGCTACCTGACGAACGACACCTGCGAGCACTGCAACTCGTACAACATGCTCAAGCTCACCCGCGAACTGTGGCTGCTCGACCCGGACCAGGCCGGCTACTTCGACTTCTACGAGCGGGCGTTGCTCAACCACGTGGTCGGCGCGCAGAACCCGGCCGACAGCCACGGCGGGGTCACGTACTTCACGCCGTTGCGCCCCGGCGGTCGCCGTGGCGTCGGCCCGGCCTGGGGCGGCGGCACGTACTCCACCGACTACAGCTCTTTCTGGTGCTGTCAGGGCACCGGCATCGAGTCCAACACCAAGCTGATGGACTCGATCTACTTCTACGCCGGCACCACCCTGACCGTGAACCTGTTCGTGCCCTCGACGCTGACCTGGGCGCAGCGCGGCATCACGGTCACGCAGGCCACCGCGTACCCGGCCGGCGACACCACCACGCTGACGCTGTCCGGCACCATGAGCGGCACCTGGAGCATCCGGATCCGGATCCCCGCCTGGACCCAGAACCCGGTCATCGCCGTCAACGGCAGCACGCAGGCCGTCACGGCGACGCCGGGCAGCTACGCGACCGTCACGCGCGCCTGGGCTGCCGGGGACACGCTGACGGTCAGGCTCCCGATGCGGGTGATCATGCAGGCCGCCAACGACAACGCGAACGTCCAGGCGATCACGTACGGGCCGACCGTGCTCTGCGGCAACTACGGCAACACGGCCCTGTCGGCGCTGCCGTCGCTGGCCGTCTCGTCGATCACCCGGACGAGCACGGCCGGTCTGTCCTTCACTGCGACCGCCAACGGCACATCGGTCGGCCTCGGGCCGTTCTACGACGCCCACGGCTTCAACTACACCGTCTACTGGAACGCGGGCGGCGGCGGCAGCACGGATGTCGCGTACAAGCTGGTCAACGCCGGCACCGGCCTGGTGCTCGGCGTGCAGGACATGTCCACCGCCGACGGCGGCCTCGCCGTGGTCTGGGGTGACACCGGAACGGCCGACCACAACTGGGTCAAGGTCACCGACGGCGGCGCCGTCCGGTTCCGCAACGTCAACAGCGGCAAGGTCCTCGGCGTCGAGAACATGTCGACCGCCGACAACGCCCGCGTCCTGCAGTGGTCGGACAGCGGGACCGCCGACCACCGATGGACGCTCGTCGACCTCGGCAACGACACCTACAAGATCCGCAACGTCAACAGCGGCAAGCTCCTGGCGATCCTCAACGGCTCGAGCACCTGGGGCGCCCAGGTCGTCCAGGACTCCGACAACGGCACCGCCGACAACGTGTGGCGGCTGGTGCGGCTCGGCTGA